TGATAAAAGGTGACATGAGTATAGTAGGTCCAAGACCTATTCTCTATAACCAGATGGAAGAATGTAATGCTTATGAAAAGCAGCGTCTTATTGCAAGGCCTGGACTCACCTGCTATTGGCAGGTATGTGGAAGGGCCAAGATCAAGTGGGACAGATGGGTTGAACTTGATCTGCAGTATATAGAGGATATGAGTATTTCAAAGGATATTGAGCTTATCTTTAGGACATTTCCTGCGGTATTTGGTAAAGATGGTGCATATTAGTAGCGGATAATTGATGTAAAGTATGCGAAAGCGTAGATTTGATACAAAATCTACGCTTTTTTCTATGGCATAAAACTATATATAGTTTATAATTAATTTGTATATGGATATATAATTTGGGGATTATGTTACTGCGATGAAATCGCATTTCTTAGTCTAAATCGTTGGAGTTGTGTAGGAATATGCTTGGAAGTGAAAACATAAAATGAGAAGAGTTAAAGATACAAAAAAAATACTAATGATTGGCAATTGCTATACAAGTATTGTTCATTTTAGACGGGAACTGATTCAAGAATTAGTCAGTAGCGGATATGATGTTTGGATGGCTTTTCCAAATCATTCACATGGAGAGCAAGAGAACGGAGAAGAATCTTCAAAGGAACTGGGATGTAAGTTCGTAGAATTATATATAGACAGGCGATCTACTAGAATATCAAAAGAAATAGCATTGTTGAGACGTATATTTCAGCTATTAAGGGAAATCAGGCCTGATTGTACCTTGCTATTTACTATAAAGCCTAATATATATGGTGGCGTTGCATCCATATTTCTTCGTGTGCCGTTTATAGTAAATATTACAGGGCTCGGTTCTGGTATTAACGATTCTTTACGAGGGAAATTGTTACTCCGGAGTTACATCTCTATCTGTAATAGGGCAAATAGGGTCTTTTTCCAAAACACTCATGATATGGAGCTGTTTAGAAAACGAGGATTATCAAATCCGAAAACAGATTTATTGCCGGGATCAGGAGTAAACCTTTCAAGATATTCATTTGCTGATTATCCATGCGGTGATAATACTGTTTTTCTCTATGATGCCAGGATAATGAGAGAAAAAGGAATAGATGAATACTTGTACGTTGCAAGTATGTATAAAGACAGAAGTGATATTCAATTTTATGTATGTGGAGATTGCGAGGACGATTATTCAAGTATTCTGAGTGAATTAGTTGAAAACAAAACAATTAAGTATTTTGGACGTGTTTCAGATGTTCGTCCTTTAATTAAAGAGTGTAATTGCATCGTTATACCGTCATTTTACAATGAGGGAGTGTCTAATTGTTTATTAGAGGCTGCTTCGTGTGGGCGCCCAATAGTTACGACGGATCATGCTGGATGCAGAGAAGTTGTAGATGATGGGGTAACAGGCTTTTTAGTTAAGCCAGCAGATAAAGAAAACCTAAAGCGAATAATAGAAAAATTTATCGATATGCCTGCAAAAGAAAGGAAAGAAATGGGAAAGCAGGCAAGAGAAAAAATGGAACGTGAGTTTAGTAGAGAAATAGTGGTGAACATGTATATGAAAGCTATAAAAGAAATAATCTAAGATAATTTACGCTGTTTGATAACTAATGTCAGTTAAAAGGAAACTCAGCCTGTATGTGCGGAATAAACGGAATATTTCAATTCAGAAGAAAATTTGAAATAGATAAACTATCGAACTATATAGGAATAATGAATCAGAGCATAGTTCACAGAGGACCAGACGGTGAGGGTGTATATGTTGATGAAACATGTGCTCTGGGGATGAGAAGGCTTTCCATAATTGATCTGGAAAAGGGCGATCAGCCTATTTGGAATGACGATAGAACAAAAGCGATTATTTTTAATGGAGAAATATATAACTACCAAGAATTAAGAAACAATCTATTGGGAAAAGGTATTGGTTTCAGTACTAATAGTGATACAGAAGTAATATTAAAGGGAATTGAGAGTGAAGGAATTAGTTTTATCAACAGACTAGAAGGGATGTTTGCTTTTGCTATATATGATAAAAAGCAACAGACTGTTTTGCTGGCGAGAGACCGATTGGGAGAAAAGCCCTTATATTATGCTGAAGATGATGGGGTATTATATTTTGCATCAGAACTGAAAAGTATACTTTCGATAGGTGTAATAAAAAAACAGATAAATACGATAGCTTTTTCGCAGTATCTGCATCTTTCATATATACCATCCCCACTAACAATTATTGAGGGTGTGTATAAATTACGCCCAGGATATTGGATGAATATGAATTCATTTGGGAAAACAGAAACCATTCAATATTGGGATGAGCACATAGATCCTAAAACAATAATTACTGATTACGACCTTGGAAAAGAACTGCTCAGAAAATCGGTAGAGGAATCTGTAAAAAAATGCATGGTTGCAGATGTCCCTGTAGGTGTTTTTCTTTCTGGAGGGATAGATTCTGGAATAGTTGCAGGATTAATGGCACAGTATAGCGCGAAACCTATTAGTACTTTTACATTAGGTTTTAGCGAAAAGGAATATGATGAAAGTAAACGAGCAGAAATAATAGTTCAGAAATATAAAACTGATCATCATATAAAAGTTGTTAAAAGTGAAGATGTATTTGAGGCTTTACCAACAGTCATAGAAAGCATGGGTGAACCCTTTGCTGATCAATCAATAATAGTGACATATATTTTGTCTGCCTTTACTAGGAAATATGTCAAAGCAGTTTTGACTGGTGATGGAGGAGATGAACTATTTGCTGGCTATAACAGATATCTTATTGAGTATTATTCCCAAAAATATAACGAGATGCCAGATCCAGTAAAGAAGATGTCTGATTTAGTTCTTCGAAACATAGATGGAAGGACAAGATTGTCAAGAAAAGTGTCGAAAGTCATAGACAATGCTAATCTTCCTTTGGATGTACAAAGATTAAATCTGATGTGTTTGGCTTTTAACAAATCTACGATACTAGGTAAGGATAGCGAAGAAATATATAGAGATATCAGGAATTGCTATGAAAAGTATATTGGCGTGACAGATGAAATAAATCGCATTCTGTATACAGACTTAAAAGTGTCTTTGGAAGGTGATATGCTGGCGAAAGTAGACAGGGCTTCGATGTTGGCTTCGCTGGAAACAAGAGTGCCTTTGTTGGGGAAGAATGTTGTTGAAACCTCATTCATGATGCCTGGAACATTTAAAATCGCTGGTAGACAGCAGAAAAAAATCTTTAAAGAAGCCTTTGAAGATATTATTCCTAATGAGCTTAGAAAGAAATCTAAACGAGGCTTTGATGTTCCTATAAGTAAATGGATAAGAAATGACTTAAGAACGGATATGGAAAAAACCATAAGTGGTGGATATGCGATAAGTGAAGGGATGATCAGCAAGTCTGCTGTAAACGAAATGATAACTCGGCATATCAGTGGTTATAAGAACTATAGCATGGAGTTGTGGAGCTTGTATGTTTTTGAGAAGTGGTATGTGAGAAATATATGATTGCAATAGGAGAATAAGAATTGTGCGATATTGTAGGGCTTATTTCAGTATATAATCCAACAAAGCAGATAGTGGATAATATCATTGGGTTATTGCCTTATCTTGAAAAGTGGATAATTCTGGATGATTCGGATCCCACCTTTATAACTGATAATAAGTTGAGTAGTTTGCAGAGTTCTAAGGTCAGTTATCATAGGAATAATAAAAATTTGGGATTAGCCAGAACACTTAATTATGGAATTGGCGAAGCAATTGATATGGGTGCTAAGTGGATCATGATAATGGATTCTGATAGTTCATTTAGTACTGATGTTATTTCTGTATATAAGGATTACATAAGTAGTAATGAAGTTATGCAAGTAGCCTTATTAGCTCCTCAACATAACTATAGTAGACATATACGTAAGCCTGACGTTGGAATACGATATAGGCGGAAAGTAATGCTCTCAGGAGCACTTTTAAATGTTTCTGTTATAGCTCAGATAGGACTATTTGATGAAAGATTTTACATAGATGGTCTGGATTATGAATGGTGTCAAAGGGCATTTACCAGAGGCTATAAGATTATAGAATGTCAGGAGGCAGTGATTGACCATAATCCTGGAATAGAAAAGCAAGCTAGATTATTTGGGAAAATATTATTCAGATATGGATGGGATAAACCAGAAAGATACTATTATCAGTTCAGGGCAATGCACTTGCTCCACGATATTTATCATGATTTCAAGCTTGATATAAGCTTACTTTTTAAACCGATAAAAGCCTTTTTGCTTTTTGATAATAGAGGTGCTTATTTAAGGGCATGGAAAAAATCTATATATGATTTTAAAAATGACTATTTTGGCAAGTATTCTCAAGACTGTGATGAAGATATGATGTATGAGAATGTGTTGCGAGAGAATAGGGCGTATTTGGTAAATCAAAAAAAGGACAGTAAAAAGTTTATCCGCTCGGCTGGATACTTTTTTGCCATGCTTGGAAAGAAAAATTACAGAGAGGCATTTGATCATTTAAAAACTAAAATAATACATCTATATATCAGGTTTAAATCAAAGGATAAAAAACGTAAAAATATAACATATGGAACTGTCTATAAAGGTGAAAGAATAGCGGTTTATACCGTACTTTTTGGAACCAGAGATGACATTAGAGAGCCTCATATAATAGATGACAATTGTGATTACTACATATTAACAGACAATGAGATTTCACCTACATCTGTGTGGAAGAAGATAGATATACCAGATGAAGTAAATGCGCTGCAAGACAATATTCTGAAAAGCAGATACTGCAAAATCAGGTCACATTTATTCTGGAAAGAGTATAAGTATTCGGTGTACTTGGATGCCAATATAGAATTATTTGGTAAACCGTCAGAGCTTATCAAACATATTGATCATAGAACAGGCATTGCGCTTCATAATTTGCCATATAAAAGTTCGGTATATGAAGAAATAAATGCATTGGAACTAGTTCGTCCTCAAGATTGGCCTGTAATTAAACAACAAAAGGAATGTTACAAGCAAGAGGGATTCGATGGCGGAAGCGATATGTTCGAATGCAACGTTATAGTTAGAGAGAACAGTAATATTTGTTGTGAAATAATGGAGAAATGGTGGGAGGATTTTAAAGCTTTTCCCAAGAGAGATCAGGTGTCTTTTCCACATGCATTGTGGTCATTAGGAATAGATAGTAATGAAATTGGCATTATAGGAAATAATGTCCGGCTTAACCCATTTTTCAGGATAAGTGAGCATTAGTGGACAAATAAACTGATATAAAGAGAGCGGTCAGAATGGAATCATACTTAGTAATATTGATAGTGGTAATACTTTTGAGTATGGTTAGGTTTACCATGGTAAATAACAAAAGAGAAAAACTGGCAGAAGTGAACAGTTGCCTTCTGCCATGTGCCTTTTTATGCGTTATTGCTGGCTTTAGAGCGCTGGATGTTGGAAAAGATAACTATAGCTATACAAGATATTTTCTTGGAATGACAATCAATAAAGTCTATTTTTTTGATTTCAAAAAATATTGGATATACAACCTATGGGTATATTTGATAAGACAGGTTACTGATAATGTCTATGTGTTTAATTTTCTTTGTGCCTTAGTATTGTATATTTCGCTGTATTTTTTTCTACACAGGTATTCTAGTGATGAAAGAGTTTCGTTGATTCTTTATATTAATCTTGGACTGTTCTTTACATCCATGAATCAGACCAGGCAGGCTCTTTCTTTAGCTGTGTTATTGTGGGCATTTCACTTTGTTGTTCAA
The sequence above is a segment of the Butyrivibrio proteoclasticus B316 genome. Coding sequences within it:
- a CDS encoding glycosyltransferase domain-containing protein; the protein is MCDIVGLISVYNPTKQIVDNIIGLLPYLEKWIILDDSDPTFITDNKLSSLQSSKVSYHRNNKNLGLARTLNYGIGEAIDMGAKWIMIMDSDSSFSTDVISVYKDYISSNEVMQVALLAPQHNYSRHIRKPDVGIRYRRKVMLSGALLNVSVIAQIGLFDERFYIDGLDYEWCQRAFTRGYKIIECQEAVIDHNPGIEKQARLFGKILFRYGWDKPERYYYQFRAMHLLHDIYHDFKLDISLLFKPIKAFLLFDNRGAYLRAWKKSIYDFKNDYFGKYSQDCDEDMMYENVLRENRAYLVNQKKDSKKFIRSAGYFFAMLGKKNYREAFDHLKTKIIHLYIRFKSKDKKRKNITYGTVYKGERIAVYTVLFGTRDDIREPHIIDDNCDYYILTDNEISPTSVWKKIDIPDEVNALQDNILKSRYCKIRSHLFWKEYKYSVYLDANIELFGKPSELIKHIDHRTGIALHNLPYKSSVYEEINALELVRPQDWPVIKQQKECYKQEGFDGGSDMFECNVIVRENSNICCEIMEKWWEDFKAFPKRDQVSFPHALWSLGIDSNEIGIIGNNVRLNPFFRISEH
- a CDS encoding glycosyltransferase family 4 protein encodes the protein MRRVKDTKKILMIGNCYTSIVHFRRELIQELVSSGYDVWMAFPNHSHGEQENGEESSKELGCKFVELYIDRRSTRISKEIALLRRIFQLLREIRPDCTLLFTIKPNIYGGVASIFLRVPFIVNITGLGSGINDSLRGKLLLRSYISICNRANRVFFQNTHDMELFRKRGLSNPKTDLLPGSGVNLSRYSFADYPCGDNTVFLYDARIMREKGIDEYLYVASMYKDRSDIQFYVCGDCEDDYSSILSELVENKTIKYFGRVSDVRPLIKECNCIVIPSFYNEGVSNCLLEAASCGRPIVTTDHAGCREVVDDGVTGFLVKPADKENLKRIIEKFIDMPAKERKEMGKQAREKMEREFSREIVVNMYMKAIKEII
- the asnB gene encoding asparagine synthase (glutamine-hydrolyzing), translating into MCGINGIFQFRRKFEIDKLSNYIGIMNQSIVHRGPDGEGVYVDETCALGMRRLSIIDLEKGDQPIWNDDRTKAIIFNGEIYNYQELRNNLLGKGIGFSTNSDTEVILKGIESEGISFINRLEGMFAFAIYDKKQQTVLLARDRLGEKPLYYAEDDGVLYFASELKSILSIGVIKKQINTIAFSQYLHLSYIPSPLTIIEGVYKLRPGYWMNMNSFGKTETIQYWDEHIDPKTIITDYDLGKELLRKSVEESVKKCMVADVPVGVFLSGGIDSGIVAGLMAQYSAKPISTFTLGFSEKEYDESKRAEIIVQKYKTDHHIKVVKSEDVFEALPTVIESMGEPFADQSIIVTYILSAFTRKYVKAVLTGDGGDELFAGYNRYLIEYYSQKYNEMPDPVKKMSDLVLRNIDGRTRLSRKVSKVIDNANLPLDVQRLNLMCLAFNKSTILGKDSEEIYRDIRNCYEKYIGVTDEINRILYTDLKVSLEGDMLAKVDRASMLASLETRVPLLGKNVVETSFMMPGTFKIAGRQQKKIFKEAFEDIIPNELRKKSKRGFDVPISKWIRNDLRTDMEKTISGGYAISEGMISKSAVNEMITRHISGYKNYSMELWSLYVFEKWYVRNI